The genomic stretch TAGTATATAGCAAAATTAACATCAGCTGTTGTATCAAGTAAAACGGCTATCGCTTTAAGTAATATGGGTAAAGATAATCAGACATTAGTTTGGTATTATCTCCGTCACAACATTATTAATATCATCACTTTTATTCAAGTGAGCGCTAGGATTCCCCAATGACAGGTAAAAAGAAACGCGGTTTACTTTCATGGTTAGGTTTTGACGATGAAGAAGCTCAAAAAAATGCAGCCGTTGAAGCAGAACAATCACAAGAGGCCAGTTCGGACCAAACTGAGTCGCAAGAATTAGACTCGGAAAATAGCGATCCCGCCAGTGAAGCCCTACAAATAAGCGATGTTGATTCTGAGGGTGAAGCAAACACCGACCAACCTGAGTTATCCGATAGTGAAGCTAATATTGCCGTTGAAGAACAACAAGAGTCAGACGTTCATGCCGCGCAAGCACTTGAAGTCAACCGAGTCCAAGAGCAAACCAAGCCGACGGAAAGTTTCTTTGCTCGTCTAAAGCGCAGCCTGCAACGCACCAAACAAAATATTGGTGCCGGTTTCTTTGGTCTGTTTAAAGGCAAACAGATCGATGAAGACTTATTTGAAGAATTAGAAGAACAATTACTCATTGCTGACGTTGGCATGAACACCACCAGCAAAATTATTGATAGCCTAACCGAAAAAGCGTCACGCCAAGATCTGAAAGATGGCGAAGCGTTATATGGCATCTTAAAGCAAGAAATGGCCGATATCTTAGCCGAAGTTCAACAACCACTCGAAATCGACAGCAGCAAAACACCGTATGTCATTTTAATGGTTGGCGTGAATGGCGTAGGTAAAACCACCACCATTGGTAAATTAGCCAAGCAATTCCAATCACAAGGTAAGTCGGTCATGTTGGCGGCAGGCGATACGTTCCGCGCCGCAGCAGTGGAGCAGTTGCAAGTATGGGGGCAGCGTAATGATGTGCCGGTTATTGCTCAACATACTGGCGCCGACAGTGCTTCGGTTATTTATGATGCGATTGAAGCGGCGCGTGCGCGTGG from Vibrio algicola encodes the following:
- the ftsY gene encoding signal recognition particle-docking protein FtsY, encoding MTGKKKRGLLSWLGFDDEEAQKNAAVEAEQSQEASSDQTESQELDSENSDPASEALQISDVDSEGEANTDQPELSDSEANIAVEEQQESDVHAAQALEVNRVQEQTKPTESFFARLKRSLQRTKQNIGAGFFGLFKGKQIDEDLFEELEEQLLIADVGMNTTSKIIDSLTEKASRQDLKDGEALYGILKQEMADILAEVQQPLEIDSSKTPYVILMVGVNGVGKTTTIGKLAKQFQSQGKSVMLAAGDTFRAAAVEQLQVWGQRNDVPVIAQHTGADSASVIYDAIEAARARGVDVVIADTAGRLQNKSNLMEELRKIVRVMKKIDDSAPHEVMLTLDAATGQNAISQAKLFSDVAPVTGINLTKLDGTAKGGVIFALADQFKIPIRYIGVGEGIDDLRPFDAHDFIEALFSREE